A stretch of Sulfuricurvum sp. DNA encodes these proteins:
- a CDS encoding OprD family outer membrane porin → MRKTLTLSIITVIALNGANIDEAFKSGKASGQLRTVYLSQDNAIDTDTYGTSLGGILKYESGEWNGLKLGVAAYISQKVGFATGDEAKANNDLFANNAQSYAYVGEAYADYTMGDLNLKIGRQLLDTPFAQTDDIRMHPNTFEAAIATYSGWDKTTLIGGYVKRFAGYDSGDDISKFKRFDGFDSKGVTVLGIMNESIENFKAQGWMYGIDNMANAIYADAIYSLPLSETMGLELSAQAANFSEKSGSGLDGNVYGIATAFNYSALRLSAAYNTSSSDNGKVISNGFGGGPYFTSMEEMTIDGYEDAKACQLSAELDLADAGIEGLKLSGQYGTFKSTPMDIKVKEVDFIATYAINEALSAEMSYAMVNDKNKNTFDNNGTPDDGGYDRLLVRLSYNF, encoded by the coding sequence ATGAGAAAAACCCTAACACTAAGCATAATAACCGTTATTGCACTCAACGGAGCCAATATCGATGAGGCGTTTAAGTCAGGAAAAGCGAGCGGACAACTTCGTACCGTATACCTAAGCCAAGATAACGCGATCGATACCGATACCTACGGAACCTCACTCGGAGGTATTTTGAAATACGAGAGCGGAGAGTGGAACGGATTGAAATTGGGTGTCGCAGCATACATCTCCCAAAAAGTTGGATTTGCAACCGGAGATGAAGCAAAAGCCAATAATGACTTGTTTGCTAATAACGCTCAATCATACGCCTATGTCGGTGAAGCGTATGCAGATTACACCATGGGTGATTTAAATCTTAAAATCGGTCGTCAACTACTCGATACTCCATTCGCACAAACTGATGATATTCGTATGCACCCGAACACCTTTGAAGCGGCAATCGCTACTTACAGCGGATGGGATAAAACAACCCTCATAGGCGGTTACGTCAAACGGTTCGCAGGATACGACTCAGGAGATGATATCTCTAAATTCAAAAGATTCGATGGGTTTGACAGTAAAGGTGTAACGGTTCTTGGTATTATGAATGAGAGTATCGAAAACTTCAAAGCCCAAGGGTGGATGTATGGAATCGATAATATGGCAAATGCAATTTATGCCGATGCTATCTATTCACTACCATTGAGTGAAACAATGGGATTAGAACTGAGCGCTCAAGCAGCTAACTTTTCTGAAAAGAGTGGAAGCGGTTTAGACGGTAACGTCTATGGAATCGCTACAGCATTCAATTACAGTGCATTGAGACTCAGCGCGGCATACAACACATCCTCCAGCGATAATGGAAAAGTAATCTCTAACGGTTTCGGCGGAGGACCTTATTTCACCTCTATGGAAGAGATGACTATCGATGGATATGAAGATGCAAAAGCCTGCCAGTTGAGTGCTGAACTCGATTTAGCCGATGCGGGGATAGAGGGATTAAAATTGAGTGGACAATACGGCACGTTTAAAAGTACCCCAATGGATATCAAAGTTAAAGAGGTTGACTTTATCGCTACCTATGCTATCAATGAAGCTCTGAGTGCAGAAATGAGCTATGCGATGGTGAATGATAAAAACAAAAATACGTTTGACAATAACGGAACACCGGATGATGGCGGGTATGACCGACTCTTGGTGCGGTTGAGTTATAACTTTTAA
- a CDS encoding CDP-alcohol phosphatidyltransferase family protein, translated as MQFLWRSTSHFNLANLITMANITCGLLATYFITQNHFMIAAILAWMGGAFDIFDGKVARKYGLSNEFGIQLDSFADFLSFVLVPTFFIFQSVYNHLSGIPLIVASIVSIYYVISGLRRLIQFNINADAGEVAKYFTGVPTPLGAILLWIVWLVWLGLNVSFGWMGVLAMMILIGALLNSKVKIPHL; from the coding sequence ATGCAATTTCTTTGGCGTTCAACCAGTCATTTCAACCTTGCCAATCTCATTACGATGGCGAACATTACCTGCGGACTTCTCGCTACCTATTTTATTACCCAAAATCATTTTATGATTGCTGCTATCTTAGCATGGATGGGTGGAGCATTTGATATATTTGACGGTAAAGTTGCCCGAAAATACGGATTATCCAACGAATTTGGGATTCAACTCGATTCATTCGCTGATTTTCTCAGCTTTGTCCTCGTCCCGACTTTCTTTATTTTTCAATCGGTTTACAATCACCTCAGCGGAATACCCCTTATCGTCGCTTCAATCGTCTCTATCTATTACGTCATCAGCGGTCTACGCCGTCTAATCCAGTTTAACATCAACGCCGATGCGGGAGAAGTTGCGAAATATTTTACGGGTGTTCCAACACCACTTGGGGCAATTTTATTGTGGATTGTATGGCTTGTTTGGTTGGGGCTAAACGTTTCGTTTGGCTGGATGGGGGTCCTCGCGATGATGATACTCATCGGAGCATTGCTGAATTCAAAAGTAAAAATTCCGCATCTATAA
- the rmuC gene encoding DNA recombination protein RmuC: MMYEITTLIGFIATGTLAWMWNQSRQHYALLEARALQLQELYTQEQTLKSKIQAHLDTTQSEYHALERDYAVLHTRHEESSRSFEEKIRLLDEAKVQMKVQFEQLAAQIFEQKSKTFDEAHTKGLDLLLKPFREQIAQFSTQSKEQFIHDAKERQSIKDEILRLKTLNERLSQDAINLTQALKGENKTQGNWGEIVLERILEESGLREGHEYDIQSTLSDEEGKKFRPDMIVHLPQNKDIIIDSKVSLVAYDAFIRAETDEDRTHALKQHLLSIHSHIKGLSNKRYEQLSGVRTLDFVLLFMPIEGAFLLALEQDNTFFKTAYEQNIVVVSPSTLLVTLRTIEHIWRSEYQERNAKAIAESAEALYEKLVAFVEDMEKIGEQIGRTQKSYEGAMNKLSSGKGNLIRRVESMRKLGLKPKKMLPSSLMEADEDETLL; the protein is encoded by the coding sequence ATGATGTACGAAATAACAACCCTTATAGGCTTTATCGCCACCGGAACACTCGCATGGATGTGGAATCAATCCCGACAACACTACGCGCTCCTCGAAGCGCGTGCACTACAACTCCAAGAACTCTACACTCAGGAACAAACTCTCAAATCAAAAATCCAAGCCCATCTTGATACTACCCAGAGCGAGTATCATGCATTAGAACGCGATTACGCGGTGCTCCATACCCGTCACGAAGAGTCCTCACGCTCTTTTGAGGAAAAAATCCGTCTTTTGGACGAAGCCAAAGTACAGATGAAAGTGCAGTTTGAACAACTCGCGGCGCAGATATTTGAGCAAAAATCTAAAACGTTTGATGAAGCCCATACTAAAGGGCTCGATTTGCTCCTAAAACCGTTTCGTGAGCAGATAGCTCAATTCTCAACCCAGAGCAAAGAGCAGTTTATCCACGATGCGAAAGAGCGTCAAAGTATCAAAGACGAAATTCTCCGCCTCAAAACCCTCAATGAACGGCTCAGCCAAGATGCGATTAATCTAACCCAAGCACTCAAAGGTGAGAACAAAACCCAAGGAAACTGGGGAGAGATAGTGCTAGAGCGAATACTCGAAGAATCGGGGCTACGTGAGGGGCATGAGTACGACATCCAAAGCACACTGAGTGATGAGGAGGGGAAAAAGTTCCGTCCCGATATGATCGTCCATCTCCCTCAGAACAAAGACATTATCATCGATTCCAAAGTCTCACTCGTTGCGTACGATGCCTTTATCCGTGCCGAAACCGACGAAGATAGGACTCATGCTCTCAAACAACATCTCCTCTCGATACACTCTCATATCAAAGGATTGAGCAACAAACGGTACGAACAGCTCAGCGGGGTACGAACGCTTGATTTTGTGTTGCTCTTTATGCCTATCGAGGGGGCATTTCTCCTCGCGTTGGAGCAGGACAACACCTTTTTTAAAACAGCGTATGAACAAAACATCGTCGTCGTTTCCCCTTCGACACTGCTCGTAACTCTTCGTACCATCGAGCATATTTGGCGAAGTGAGTATCAAGAACGCAATGCTAAAGCGATTGCTGAGTCTGCCGAAGCGCTGTACGAAAAACTGGTAGCGTTTGTGGAGGATATGGAGAAAATCGGCGAGCAGATCGGACGTACCCAAAAGAGTTACGAGGGGGCGATGAATAAGCTTAGCAGTGGAAAAGGTAATTTGATCCGACGTGTCGAGTCGATGCGAAAATTGGGATTGAAGCCGAAGAAGATGCTTCCCTCATCATTGATGGAAGCGGACGAGGACGAAACTCTGTTATAG
- a CDS encoding SPFH domain-containing protein, whose translation MDISILFPLVLMVAVVYTLSQMVRIVPQGEEWVIERLGKYHTTLLPGLHLLIPIVDIVAYKIVTKELIQQTREQEVITKDNAVVIISAVVFYRVTDPGKASYSISNFESAVANMTMTTLRAVIGGMTLNESLSQRDVIKAEVAGKIRDSLSGWGLTLGNLEVQDIRPSQNLQEAMERQAAADREREAAILIADGQRRAAIAQAEGQKQSVILQAEGRLEAAKLEAQAKVELAEGDRKSMVVVAQGFAGGEASPHYLLAQRYIDSVKNLSESANSKVVFMPADWQQSLAGAVGSLGYLGTALGEKK comes from the coding sequence ATGGATATAAGTATCCTTTTTCCCTTAGTCTTAATGGTCGCGGTGGTGTATACACTGTCGCAAATGGTGCGTATTGTCCCTCAGGGGGAGGAGTGGGTTATCGAGCGGTTGGGTAAATACCATACGACCCTTTTGCCGGGGCTTCATTTACTGATTCCGATTGTGGATATTGTTGCGTATAAAATTGTTACCAAAGAGCTGATTCAACAAACGCGCGAACAAGAGGTTATTACCAAAGATAACGCGGTCGTCATCATCAGCGCGGTCGTCTTTTACCGTGTTACCGATCCGGGGAAAGCATCCTACTCGATTAGCAATTTCGAGAGTGCGGTTGCCAATATGACGATGACGACACTTCGTGCAGTAATCGGGGGGATGACACTGAATGAATCGCTCTCTCAACGGGATGTGATTAAAGCGGAAGTTGCAGGGAAGATTCGTGATTCTCTCAGCGGATGGGGTCTAACTTTAGGGAATCTGGAAGTCCAAGATATCCGTCCGAGCCAAAATCTCCAAGAGGCGATGGAGCGTCAAGCGGCGGCAGATCGTGAACGTGAAGCGGCTATTTTAATAGCAGACGGTCAAAGACGAGCCGCTATTGCTCAAGCGGAGGGGCAAAAACAGTCGGTTATTTTACAAGCAGAAGGGCGACTCGAAGCGGCGAAACTCGAAGCTCAGGCAAAAGTGGAACTCGCTGAAGGGGATCGTAAATCGATGGTTGTTGTGGCACAAGGATTTGCTGGGGGCGAAGCTTCTCCTCACTATCTCCTTGCGCAACGCTATATCGACAGTGTTAAAAATTTGAGTGAGTCGGCAAACTCCAAAGTGGTTTTTATGCCTGCCGATTGGCAACAAAGTCTTGCGGGTGCAGTAGGATCATTAGGATATTTGGGAACGGCATTGGGTGAGAAAAAATAG
- a CDS encoding NfeD family protein: protein MSYYLWLIFGVVAFVVEMMLPTFFALFAGVGFFAAAAVSFFMPESLSVQLMVASVFMIIGAVVFKKRHIGDDERDSVGTHNEFVGINGRALSELSAHQEGEVSLYEPVVGARHWPAVSVEGTIEPNAEIRIVKLSGNTLIVEKI from the coding sequence ATGTCATACTATCTTTGGCTTATTTTTGGTGTTGTCGCATTTGTTGTGGAGATGATGCTTCCGACATTTTTTGCTCTGTTCGCGGGGGTGGGATTTTTTGCGGCCGCCGCTGTCTCATTTTTTATGCCTGAATCGCTGAGTGTGCAGTTGATGGTTGCTTCGGTATTTATGATAATTGGTGCTGTTGTTTTTAAAAAAAGACATATTGGTGATGATGAACGTGATTCGGTGGGAACGCACAATGAATTCGTTGGAATCAATGGTAGAGCGTTGAGTGAACTCTCTGCTCATCAAGAGGGGGAAGTTTCTCTCTATGAACCGGTGGTCGGGGCACGTCATTGGCCAGCGGTGAGTGTTGAGGGGACGATTGAGCCTAATGCAGAGATTCGGATTGTGAAATTGAGCGGTAATACCCTTATCGTCGAAAAAATTTAA
- a CDS encoding YchJ family metal-binding protein, producing MKISSNALCPCHSGKKYKQCCLPYHKGSLPSTALKLMRSRYSAYVLHLADYIIHTTHPNNPDYTNETAIWKESILEFSQNTQFLGLKILEFIDGEYESYVSFEALLDSGVLKEKSRFLKIEGKWLYESMV from the coding sequence ATGAAAATATCCTCTAATGCCCTCTGCCCTTGTCACAGTGGTAAAAAGTACAAACAATGTTGTCTCCCCTACCACAAAGGGAGCCTTCCATCCACTGCCCTCAAACTTATGCGTTCCCGCTATAGTGCTTATGTTTTGCACTTAGCAGACTATATTATCCATACTACCCATCCCAATAATCCTGATTATACCAATGAAACAGCCATCTGGAAAGAAAGCATTTTGGAATTTTCTCAAAACACTCAGTTTTTAGGATTGAAAATTCTTGAATTTATCGATGGGGAATACGAATCGTATGTGTCATTTGAAGCACTATTAGACAGCGGTGTTCTCAAAGAAAAAAGCCGATTTTTAAAAATCGAGGGGAAATGGCTTTATGAGAGCATGGTGTAA
- the rho gene encoding transcription termination factor Rho: MSDNAKTPTPRNNSKNRTHTPVDGFTVEALRAKKLEDLLEIATELKVEDPNELKRQDLIFEILKTQVQQGGFILFTGILEIMQDGYGFLRAVDQGFSDSMHDAYVSSTQIRRFALRNGDIVTGQVRAPKDQERYYALLKVEAINYLPPEESKKRPLFENLTPLYALEQLKLEYQPTRLTGRMMDLFCPIGKGQRGLVVAPPRSGKTELMKEIAHGVTNNHPEVELMVLLVDERPEEVTDMERSVKGEVYSSTFDEPAKNHVKVAEMVIERAKRRVELGKDVVILLDSITRLARAYNTVTPSSGKVLSGGVDANALHKPKRFFGAARNIENGGSLTIIATALVETGSKMDEVIFEEFKGTGNSEVVLSRKISDRRIYPAIDILKSGTRKEELLIGADILQKVFVLRSMLHKQEDEVEALRFLYNTMLKSKSNVEFLDSMNGDSK; the protein is encoded by the coding sequence ATGAGCGATAACGCAAAAACCCCTACTCCTCGAAATAATTCTAAAAATCGTACCCATACCCCAGTTGATGGCTTCACTGTTGAAGCACTTCGTGCTAAAAAACTCGAAGATCTTTTAGAGATTGCAACTGAATTAAAAGTTGAAGACCCTAATGAGCTTAAACGCCAAGATTTGATTTTTGAAATCTTGAAGACCCAAGTTCAACAAGGGGGATTCATCCTCTTTACGGGAATTTTGGAGATTATGCAAGACGGTTACGGCTTTTTACGCGCAGTTGACCAAGGTTTTAGCGACTCAATGCACGATGCGTATGTATCGAGCACTCAAATTCGCCGTTTTGCCCTCCGTAATGGGGATATCGTCACAGGACAAGTACGCGCACCAAAAGACCAAGAGCGCTATTACGCCCTCCTCAAAGTCGAAGCAATCAACTATCTCCCACCTGAAGAGTCTAAAAAACGTCCTCTCTTTGAAAACTTGACTCCATTGTACGCTCTTGAGCAACTCAAACTCGAATACCAACCGACCCGCCTTACGGGACGTATGATGGATTTGTTCTGTCCCATCGGTAAAGGGCAACGGGGTCTCGTCGTCGCACCTCCTCGCTCAGGTAAAACAGAGCTTATGAAAGAGATTGCTCATGGGGTAACCAACAACCACCCTGAAGTTGAGCTCATGGTTCTCCTCGTCGATGAACGCCCTGAAGAGGTAACCGATATGGAACGTTCCGTCAAAGGGGAAGTGTACAGCTCTACTTTTGATGAACCTGCAAAAAACCACGTCAAAGTAGCCGAAATGGTAATCGAACGGGCGAAACGACGCGTTGAGCTTGGTAAAGATGTCGTGATTCTCTTAGACTCTATCACCCGTCTAGCACGTGCGTACAACACCGTCACACCAAGTTCGGGAAAAGTGCTCTCAGGGGGAGTTGATGCCAATGCTCTCCATAAACCGAAACGTTTCTTCGGTGCAGCGCGTAACATCGAAAACGGCGGAAGTTTGACCATCATCGCTACTGCACTCGTCGAAACGGGAAGTAAAATGGATGAGGTCATTTTCGAAGAGTTCAAAGGGACTGGGAACTCCGAAGTAGTCCTCAGCCGTAAAATCTCTGACCGTCGTATTTACCCTGCTATCGATATCCTCAAATCAGGAACTCGTAAAGAAGAGCTCCTTATCGGTGCCGATATCTTGCAAAAAGTGTTTGTATTGCGCTCCATGCTCCACAAACAAGAGGACGAAGTGGAAGCACTCCGATTCCTCTACAACACCATGCTCAAAAGCAAATCAAACGTTGAATTTCTCGATAGCATGAACGGGGATAGTAAATAA
- the murI gene encoding glutamate racemase yields the protein MRIGVFDSGLGGLTIVSTMLHRLHGVEIIYLADTANAPYGEKSKHEILDFSISITEYFLKHYSIDALVVACNTATSAAINELREQYPNLIIVGTEPGLKPAFSHTHTKKVGILATPATLNGEKYKQLVTSLKSQYHVEVYEQACHGLVEQIEAGETSTPKTLSMLEAWLKPMREAHVDTIVLGCTHYPLIAHEIQNIMDTPLTLVQTADAVSNRTLHLLEQKGHINQGENSLTLLSTGPLNSTMIKTILGQNFRVDTVKLNQLTDVTH from the coding sequence ATGAGAATCGGTGTTTTTGACTCTGGTTTAGGCGGTCTTACCATCGTCTCTACCATGCTCCATCGTCTCCATGGAGTCGAGATAATCTATCTCGCCGATACTGCCAATGCCCCCTACGGTGAAAAATCGAAACATGAAATTTTAGACTTCTCTATCTCCATCACCGAATACTTTTTAAAACACTACTCGATAGATGCCCTCGTCGTTGCGTGTAATACCGCCACCTCCGCCGCCATTAACGAGCTTCGAGAACAATACCCCAATCTCATCATCGTCGGAACCGAACCGGGGCTAAAACCTGCATTTTCTCATACCCACACTAAAAAGGTGGGGATTCTCGCCACCCCTGCGACACTAAATGGGGAAAAATACAAACAATTAGTCACCTCTCTCAAATCCCAATACCACGTCGAAGTATATGAGCAAGCGTGTCACGGATTGGTTGAGCAAATCGAAGCGGGTGAGACATCAACACCCAAAACCCTCTCGATGCTCGAAGCGTGGTTGAAACCTATGCGTGAAGCTCATGTCGATACTATTGTCTTAGGATGCACCCACTATCCCCTGATTGCCCATGAAATTCAAAACATTATGGATACCCCCCTCACTCTGGTTCAAACCGCCGATGCCGTCTCCAATAGGACACTCCATTTGCTAGAGCAAAAAGGGCATATCAATCAGGGAGAAAATTCTCTGACACTCTTAAGCACAGGTCCTCTCAATTCCACGATGATTAAGACTATTTTAGGTCAAAATTTTAGGGTAGATACGGTAAAATTAAATCAATTAACTGATGTTACGCACTAA
- a CDS encoding DNA polymerase III subunit gamma/tau, giving the protein MAISEVLALKYRPRRFEELIGQESISQTLSLALDSKRLSHAYLFSGLRGSGKTSTARIFAKSLICENGPTSAPCDVCSHCVMANEGRHIDIIEMDAASSRKIDDIRDLIEHTKYRPASGAFKIFIIDEVHMLTKEAHNALLKTLEEPPEYVKFILATTDPLKLPPTILSRTQHFRFKRISHPNIVHHLSHILHLENIEYQAEALDILARSGSGSLRDTLTLMDQAIIYSKGFVDVKTVADMLGLLDPNYIDTLFEAIFTKDRPRLIPMIKELESYEAEMVVDELIAYLKDKLYEGDHHFTPLVIERFFRILSDAKTLFAINADGGFVIGLILFKMIEALKIKEIDEMIESLESRTQISAIPSGISLAPTETAPITKPQPPTKSLFDQLCDKIKDRDEKLFYCFEKNISFVSFAEDTLTWESCAEGDEKELLKHGYAIIRQFVREVYGIDTQIKSQPCSQAPSQAPIVEAPIVEMPLSEAPKAELSSDPFTITEVDAHPEESVEPTSMIEDSEIGVGSCVSQCDETSVKEFDGSDVLKEPMIQKAATLFEATKITVQSKV; this is encoded by the coding sequence ATGGCAATTTCAGAAGTATTAGCACTAAAATACCGTCCACGTCGATTTGAAGAGCTTATCGGGCAAGAGAGTATTTCCCAAACTCTCTCCCTCGCCCTCGACTCTAAACGTCTCTCCCACGCCTATCTCTTCTCAGGTCTACGGGGATCAGGAAAAACCTCTACCGCACGTATTTTTGCCAAATCGCTTATTTGTGAAAACGGTCCTACTTCGGCACCGTGTGACGTCTGTAGCCACTGTGTTATGGCAAACGAGGGGCGACATATCGATATCATCGAGATGGACGCGGCATCGAGTCGTAAAATCGACGATATCCGCGATCTTATAGAACATACCAAATACCGTCCAGCCAGCGGTGCTTTTAAAATCTTTATCATCGATGAAGTACACATGCTCACCAAAGAGGCACATAATGCCCTCCTTAAAACGCTCGAAGAGCCACCCGAATACGTTAAATTCATCCTCGCGACCACCGATCCGCTAAAACTTCCGCCGACCATCCTCAGCCGTACGCAACATTTTCGGTTTAAACGGATCAGCCATCCTAATATCGTCCATCATCTGAGCCACATCCTCCATTTGGAGAACATCGAATACCAAGCCGAAGCGCTCGACATCCTCGCCCGTAGCGGTTCAGGCTCTCTGCGTGACACCCTCACCCTCATGGATCAAGCAATCATCTACTCCAAAGGGTTTGTCGATGTCAAAACCGTTGCCGATATGCTCGGGCTCCTCGATCCAAACTATATCGATACCCTCTTTGAAGCGATTTTTACCAAAGACCGCCCTCGCCTGATCCCGATGATTAAAGAGCTCGAATCGTATGAAGCTGAGATGGTCGTCGATGAACTTATCGCCTATCTCAAAGATAAACTCTACGAGGGAGACCACCATTTTACCCCTTTGGTAATTGAGCGATTTTTCCGAATCCTCAGTGATGCGAAAACCCTTTTTGCCATCAATGCCGATGGGGGATTTGTCATCGGACTCATCCTCTTTAAAATGATTGAAGCACTCAAGATCAAAGAGATTGATGAGATGATTGAATCTCTCGAATCACGTACCCAAATCAGTGCCATCCCCTCAGGAATTTCACTAGCCCCAACCGAAACGGCTCCGATCACCAAACCGCAACCCCCTACTAAATCACTGTTTGACCAACTGTGCGACAAGATAAAAGATCGTGATGAAAAACTTTTCTATTGTTTTGAAAAAAATATTTCGTTTGTCTCTTTTGCAGAAGATACTTTGACATGGGAAAGTTGCGCCGAGGGGGATGAAAAAGAGCTTCTCAAACACGGCTATGCCATCATCCGTCAATTCGTCCGTGAAGTCTACGGTATCGACACCCAAATCAAATCACAACCGTGTTCTCAAGCGCCATCTCAAGCACCCATAGTAGAAGCACCGATAGTTGAAATGCCTCTATCAGAAGCACCTAAAGCTGAACTATCCTCAGACCCGTTCACCATTACCGAAGTAGACGCTCACCCAGAGGAGAGCGTTGAACCCACTTCAATGATTGAAGATTCTGAAATCGGTGTCGGTAGCTGTGTCAGCCAATGCGATGAGACCAGTGTCAAAGAGTTTGACGGCTCCGATGTCCTCAAAGAACCGATGATTCAAAAAGCGGCAACCCTCTTCGAGGCGACCAAAATCACCGTACAGTCAAAAGTTTAA
- a CDS encoding cold-shock protein: protein MADLQNGTVKWFNGEKGFGFIQQDSGDKDLFVHFRQVNRTGYGRVNLEEGQKVTYTVGQGEKGPQAENVTAL, encoded by the coding sequence ATGGCAGATCTACAAAACGGAACAGTAAAATGGTTCAATGGTGAAAAAGGTTTTGGATTTATCCAACAAGATAGCGGAGACAAAGATCTTTTCGTTCATTTCCGTCAAGTAAACCGCACTGGTTACGGACGTGTTAACCTTGAAGAAGGTCAAAAAGTAACTTATACTGTTGGTCAAGGCGAAAAAGGCCCACAAGCAGAAAACGTTACTGCGCTGTAA
- a CDS encoding GGDEF domain-containing protein gives MLKRLLPKPANPAVRAEQIRLLFLQNRSVQVLGMITAIVTAITLWKVADHTLLSGWLILMIIAYSMRFVTTILFFRTHISDQMTEIWVRRYIICTFFAGVIWGSLAFLLDPSWPAAYQVVLFVVYTGLIAGAFSANSSVFVAFPSFYLPMVVALMIVMLQMKDEAFNALALLFMIYIALMYISSLKFYNQLTYTLQLRFDNEKLVQELAESNEKLVHLADIDGLTQIYNRRSLDRFLNAEWNRHYRNQKPISFLFIDIDYFKQYNDTYGHEAGDNCLIEISRILKCNAKRASDITARYGGEEFAVIFPETDEAKAFEIAQRMITHLHDSSIEHSTSLVSEYVTMSIGVSTIIPQNPNNSEWLLTSADKALYEAKNSGRNQVVQTSSLEV, from the coding sequence ATGCTAAAACGTCTTCTCCCTAAACCTGCTAATCCTGCTGTAAGAGCTGAACAAATACGTTTACTATTTCTTCAAAACCGAAGCGTTCAAGTTCTTGGTATGATAACCGCGATTGTCACCGCAATAACGCTTTGGAAAGTTGCCGATCACACGTTACTTAGCGGATGGTTAATACTCATGATAATTGCTTATTCTATGAGATTTGTCACTACTATCCTCTTCTTTCGTACCCACATCAGCGATCAAATGACAGAAATATGGGTACGTCGATATATTATATGTACATTTTTTGCAGGTGTTATATGGGGAAGTTTGGCATTTTTACTAGACCCATCGTGGCCTGCGGCTTATCAAGTCGTCCTCTTTGTCGTCTATACCGGTCTTATTGCCGGAGCATTTAGTGCCAATTCATCTGTTTTTGTTGCGTTCCCCTCTTTTTATCTGCCGATGGTCGTAGCACTAATGATTGTTATGTTACAAATGAAAGACGAAGCATTTAATGCACTTGCCTTACTCTTTATGATCTACATTGCGCTTATGTATATCTCCTCTCTCAAATTTTACAATCAGCTCACCTATACCCTTCAACTCCGTTTTGACAACGAAAAATTAGTTCAAGAATTAGCCGAATCTAACGAAAAACTAGTCCATCTCGCCGACATAGACGGATTGACCCAAATCTATAATCGTCGTTCACTCGATAGATTCTTAAATGCTGAATGGAATCGACACTATCGAAATCAAAAACCTATATCTTTCCTCTTTATTGATATAGACTACTTCAAACAGTACAATGACACCTATGGACATGAAGCGGGAGATAACTGCTTAATAGAAATATCACGTATTCTCAAATGCAATGCCAAGCGTGCTAGCGATATTACAGCACGATATGGTGGAGAAGAGTTCGCCGTTATATTTCCGGAAACAGATGAAGCAAAAGCCTTTGAAATAGCACAAAGAATGATTACTCATTTACATGATTCATCTATTGAGCATTCCACTTCTTTGGTTTCTGAGTATGTTACGATGAGTATCGGTGTCTCCACCATCATCCCGCAAAATCCAAACAACAGTGAATGGTTACTTACATCTGCCGATAAAGCGCTGTATGAAGCCAAAAATAGCGGTAGAAATCAAGTGGTGCAAACCTCTTCGTTAGAGGTCTAA
- a CDS encoding VanZ family protein, whose translation MKTTFFKTSFFITFGVIEYLALTPQHIEVLDGLWDKQNHFAAFFVLYILLSVAYKHFSLQKRIAILLLIGVQIELTQAFIPGRFASTLDVVADSIGIAIGYVIHRYVLKKLLDL comes from the coding sequence ATGAAAACTACTTTTTTTAAAACCTCTTTTTTTATTACTTTTGGAGTTATTGAATATCTGGCATTAACCCCTCAGCATATTGAAGTGCTTGATGGTTTGTGGGATAAACAAAATCATTTTGCTGCTTTTTTTGTACTGTATATTTTACTCAGTGTTGCGTATAAACATTTTTCACTACAGAAAAGAATCGCAATTTTATTATTGATCGGTGTACAGATTGAACTGACGCAAGCTTTTATTCCGGGGAGATTTGCCTCAACGCTGGATGTTGTGGCTGATAGTATCGGGATTGCAATAGGGTATGTAATCCATCGATATGTTTTAAAAAAATTATTAGACCTCTAA